One window from the genome of Cryptomeria japonica chromosome 6, Sugi_1.0, whole genome shotgun sequence encodes:
- the LOC131069851 gene encoding uncharacterized protein LOC131069851, producing the protein MGCFFTCFRKREKKRKNLYVAARTSPPRCREHSAVKNRALSAGLNNPSVVNQAPSSQLFEVISDLKKPDTLHRRTGANLRWTQQLVAPAEVPVVQRSHNYENNVEEAEEKLIPCDNKDPLHDMGELVSELAELSRTIGKEVEDIEKFSNEVRYLRSHGKFKESPMSKTKMVVIAEQSSRHSDYDDKRIVTSKQSFCMSTEKSVVSEAKYSIEKVTKPIAIEIKVADNEASPSKLQQKVADSNTTCSRNGHSTQSVGKKVRFDLTTETPSASFESANAGDEGNSYESISDLSVSQGSYTLDEEDEDECVLSERSQSYSCSCTGSESTISDVSHSGHSADLGSEDDSASKVTRSSIVTEDENEDEAEESRSNAPEIKTPSLKRVSRYQNYESSSDEEEYDSFSDSDESYASSDSEARSAPQNVQQFEVVTRGNQSSPQQKLSYSPLKSPPLKPADEMQPSWTGCAKDFENASVNNNARIRSQYVYPVLNPVENLSQWRKVKKDSRNDGFGNTKEFYETSKLLVENFEIPDNQSKGDMYPKSSPSKKQRVEARSAITEMARDCLHDSHIEASVSATKENIYPITSLEHGKYENIMEIKEESSQRRKLIPLSAEPVFKQPKTFTSQHADVSPPDAVCVDASLSQWLKPTEAIQKENLPKVGQMPSRQHFLESEVNKRWDDLQSQKQQDATGQNSMASGSSSTLKRDCRPILGASGLQSPQNEAENWRSSASRSSPLKNYDERPILGALSIKNIKEASSDHISPRRSPSSKDLDDRPIMGLVAAHWNDKQSVSPSKWDDHKGGVANSTNKYKEDQKVSWDSTPFEVRLERALSNRKESDRHARKVS; encoded by the exons ATGGGGTGCTTCTTTACCTGTTTCCGTAAGCGAGAGAAGAAACGCAAGAATCTGTACGTAGCTGCAAGAACCAGTCCTCCTAGGTGCAGG GAGCATTCAGCTGTGAAGAATAGAGCTCTATCTGCTGGCTTGAATAATCCATCTGTGGTAAATCAGGCACCCAGTTCCCAGCTCTTTGAAG TGATTTCTGATCTGAAGAAACCagacactttgcatagaagaactGGGGCAAATCTCAGATGGACTCAGCAACTGGTTGCTCCAGCAGAAGTTCCTGTTGTGCAGAGGTCTCATAATTATGAAAATAATGTAGAAGAGGCCGAGGAGAAATTGATACCCTGTGACAACAAGGATCCTCTTCATGACATGGGTGAGCTTGTTTCAGAGCTTGCAGAGCTAAGCAGAACCATAGGCAAGGAGGTAGAAGATATCGAAAAGTTCAGCAATGAG GTAAGATATCTTAGAAGTCATGGAAAATTTAAAGAGTCTCCCATGTCAAAAACAAAAATGGTTGTAATTGCTGAACAGAGTTCACGCCATTCTGATTATGATGATAAAAGGATTGTTACTAGTAAGCAATCGTTTTGCATGTCCACTGAGAAATCAGTTGTATCAGAAGCAAAATACTCAATTGAGAAGGTGACCAAGCCTATTGCAATTGAGATCAAGGTTGCTGATAATGAAGCTTCTCCTTCCAAGTTGCAGCAGAAGGTTGCAGATTCAAACACAACGTGTTCAAG GAATGGTCATAGTACTCAGTCTGTGGGGAAAAAGGTTAGATTTGATTTAACAACTGAAACACCATCTGCTTCTTTCGAATCTGCCAATGCTGGAGATGAAGGGAACAGCTATGAGTCAATCTCAGATCTCTCTGTATCTCAAGGTTcctatacattagatgaagaagatgaggatgaaTGTGTTCTTTCTGAGAGATCTCAATCATACAGTTGTTCTTGCACGGGGAGTGAAAGTACCATCAGTGATGTCTCTCATTCTGGACACAGTGCTGATCTTGGCAGTGAGGATGATTCAGCTTCAAAGGTAACAAGGTCCTCTATAGTAACTGAGGATGAAAATGAAGATGAAGCTGAAGAATCAAGGTCAAATGCACCTGAAATTAAAACACCTTCTCTGAAAAGAGTTTCTAGATATCAGAACTATGAGAGTAGCAGTGATGAGGAGGAATATGATTCTTTTTCGGATAGTGATGAATCCTATGCATCAAGTGATTCAGAAGCAAGGAGTGCACCTCAAAACGTCCAGCAGTTTGAAGTTGTTACTCGAGGCAATCAGTCATCGCCACAGCAGAAATTGAGCTACTCTCCACTGAAGTCTCCACCTTTAAAGCCTGCTGATGAGATGCAACCCTCATGGACAGGTTGTGCAAAGGATTTTGAGAATGCTTCTGTGAATAATAATGCTAGAATCCGATCTCAATATGTCTATCCAGTTTTAAATCCTGTTGAGAATTTGTCTCAGTGGAGAAAGGTTAAAAAAGATTCTAGAAATGATGGTTTTGGAAATACCAAGGAGTTCTATGAAACTAGCAAATTATTGGTAGAGAATTTTGAGATACCAGATAATCAATCAAAGGGTGATATGTACCCAAAGTCATCACCTTCCAAAAAGCAGAGAGTTGAAGCAAGGTCTGCAATTACAGAAATGGCTCGAGATTGTCTACATGATAGTCATATTGAAGCATCAGTTTCAGCAACAAAGGAAAATATTTATCCAATAACTTCCTTGGAACATGGGAAATATGAAAATATCATGGAAATAAAGGAAGAATCCAGCCAAAGGAGAAAACTGATTCCCTTGAGTGCTGAGCCAGTTTTTAAACAACCTAAAACATTTACCTCACAACATGCGGATGTAAGCCCTCCTGATGCAGTCTGTGTGGATGCAAGCCTTTCACAGTGGTTAAAGCCTACCGAAGCTATTCAGAAAGAAAACTTGCCTAAAGTTGGACAGATGCCTTCAAGACAACATTTCCTGGAATCAGAGGTAAATAAACGTTGGGATGATTTGCAATCTCAAAAGCAGCAAGATGCTACAGGGCAGAACTCAATGGCTTCAGGATCATCTTCTACCCTGAAAAGAGACTGCAGACCAATTTTAGGAGCTTCAGGGTTGCAATCCCCACAAAATGAAGCAGAAAACTGGAGATCGTCAGCTTCAAGATCATCGCCTTTGAAGAATTATGATGAGAGGCCTATTTTAGGGGCTTTATCAATCAAGAACATAAAAGAAGCATCTTCAGATCACATATCACCTAGAAGGTCACCTTCAAGTAAAGATCTTGACGATAGACCTATTATGGGGTTGGTTGCAGCCCATTGGAATGATAAGCAATCTGTATCCCCTTCCAAGTGGGATGATCACAAAGGGGGAGTAGCGAATTCCACAAATAAATATAAAGAG GATCAAAAGGTTAGCTGGGACTCTACACCTTTTGAGGTCAGACTGGAAAGAGCATTATCAAATAGAAAGGAAAGTGATAGACATGCCAGAAAAGTGTCTTGA